In the Ferribacterium limneticum genome, CCCCCCAAGGGAAATCCGGACGCGCCACTCAAGGCGCTGATTATCGACTCCTGGTTCGACAACTACGTCGGTGTCGTCATGTTGGTGCGTGTCGTCGACGGGGTCATCAAGCCTAAAGATAAACTGCTTTTCATGGCGACCGAAGCAGAGCAGCTATGCGAGCAGGTTGGCGTCTTTGCGCCAAAGTCCGAGAAGCGCGACATGCTGCGTGCCGGTGAGGTCGGTTTCGTCATTTCCGGCATCAAGGAACTGAAGGCAGCCAAAGTCGGCGACACGATCACCACGATGGACCGCAAGGCGACCGAAGCTCTGCCTGGTTTCAAGGAAATCAAGCCGCAGGTGTTTGCCGGTTTGTATCCCGTTGAATCCAATCAGTACGATTCGTTGCGTGAGTCGCTGGAAAAACTCAAACTGAACGATGCCTCGCTGCAATACGAACCAGAGGTTTCTCAGGCGCTTGGCTTTGGCTTCCGCTGCGGCTTCCTTGGCCTGTTGCACATGGAAATTGTGCAGGAACGTCTGGAGCGTGAATTCGATCAGGATTTGATCACCACTGCACCCACCGTTGTGTATCAGGTCGTTATGCGTGATGGATCAATCGTTGAGGTGGAAAATCCGGCCAAATTGCCGGATGTCACCAAAATGGAAGAGGTGCGCGAGCCGATTATCACGGCCACTATCTTCGTGCCGCAGGATTATCTGGGTAATGTCATCACCCTTTGTAACCAGAAGCGTGGCAATCAGGTCGACATGCATTACCACGGCCGCCAGGTAAAGCTGGTCTATGAAATGCCGATGGCCGAAGTGGTGATGGATTTCTTCGACAAGCTGAAGTCCTGCTCCAAGGGTTACGCCTCTCTCGACTACGATTTCAAGGAATATCGTGCAGCGGATGTTGTGAAGCTGGATATCCTGATCAACAGCGAAAAGGTTGATGCCCTGTCATTGATCGTGCACCGAGCTAATGCGCAGTATCGCGGTCGCGAACTGGCGAGCAAGATGCGCGAACTGATTCCCCGCCAGATGTACGACGTGGCAATTCAGGCGGCGATCGGCTCGCACATCATCTCCCGTGAGAACGTCAAGGCGATGCGCAAGGACGTGCTGGCCAAGTGCTACGGTGGCGACATCTCCCGCAAGAAGAAACTGCTGGAAAAGCAGAAGGCCGGCAAGAAACGGATGAAACAGGTCGGCAGCGTCGAAATTCCGCAGGAGGCCTTTCTGGCAGTGCTGCGCGTCGATAATTGAGAATAGCGATGAACTTTGCCCTGATTCTTTTCGTGCTGCTGGTTCTTACCGGTGCCTTGTATGCAGTCGATGTCCTGAAATTCCGGAAATTTCGTGCCAAAGATGCCAAGGAGCCTTTGTGGGTGGAGTGGGGCGCCAGCTTCTTTCCGGTTATTTTGATCGTCTTTGTTCTACGCTCCTTTCTGTTTGAGCCATTCA is a window encoding:
- the lepA gene encoding translation elongation factor 4 — protein: MDHIRNFSIIAHIDHGKSTLADRIIHLCGGLSDREMEAQVLDSMDIERERGITIKAQTAALSYKARDGKVYNLNLIDTPGHVDFSYEVSRSLSACEGALLVVDASQGVEAQTVANCYTALELDVEVVPVLNKIDLPSADPENARQEIEDVIGIDASEAVLASAKTGLGVEDILEAVVARIPPPKGNPDAPLKALIIDSWFDNYVGVVMLVRVVDGVIKPKDKLLFMATEAEQLCEQVGVFAPKSEKRDMLRAGEVGFVISGIKELKAAKVGDTITTMDRKATEALPGFKEIKPQVFAGLYPVESNQYDSLRESLEKLKLNDASLQYEPEVSQALGFGFRCGFLGLLHMEIVQERLEREFDQDLITTAPTVVYQVVMRDGSIVEVENPAKLPDVTKMEEVREPIITATIFVPQDYLGNVITLCNQKRGNQVDMHYHGRQVKLVYEMPMAEVVMDFFDKLKSCSKGYASLDYDFKEYRAADVVKLDILINSEKVDALSLIVHRANAQYRGRELASKMRELIPRQMYDVAIQAAIGSHIISRENVKAMRKDVLAKCYGGDISRKKKLLEKQKAGKKRMKQVGSVEIPQEAFLAVLRVDN